From the genome of Saccharomyces paradoxus strain CBS432 chromosome XII sequence:
TATCTCAGGGAATTCTAGTCACAGCTTGCAAAACAATGGAGAATAACAGGCCCATAGAAGCCTATATTAAGGCGACCTGTGAATTTTTGGTGCAAAATATACCGTCTTTAAAGAGTCGAACAAACATTGATAAACTTAAATGGGAGTTCAGAGATAAGTTAGTGacgaatgaaaaaaaaatactgtGTCTATTTGGCTTCGACTTAAATATTAGTAACCCAAAGGAATTGATTGAAGAAGTATTCAGTGGCTATTATAGATTTAACAGGGATCATGATCTGCCAGAAAACTTTAAGAAAGCTTTTCCAAAGATTCTTCAAgaatcaagaaattttatgGTGCAGGCTGTCACCCAGCCCGTTTCTTTATTGTGCGACGGTTACACGTTCATTGTACTATCCCTCATATATTGTGGTTTAGAGTATAAAAAGCTTGTCGACAAAGATTTTAGATATCCAAAAAACTTCTTCAAGGATAGGTTTCCTATTGAAATAACGCCGGATAATTTTGCCAATATTTTTACCGATTACAAGTTATTGgaagagaatttttttaacttAAAAAGTAATAAAGGTGCCAAATTACAAATTGATTCAAGCATGATTCTTTCAGTGATTGAGGAAGGTAGTGATGTGGAAAATGAAGTTTCAGAAATCTCTGATCCGTTTAATTACGAGTTAATCAAATCTGGTGAagtgaaagaagaatttttaaatCATATTGAAACAAGAGTTAATGACTTACTAGAAAAGGCTAAACAGGAAAGTATGAAGAGAAAGGCTAAAGATCCTATAAGGACCCCAGATTCCAAAAAACccaaaatataaaactaGAGTACTAGTTTTGTTCAATCGGAGGGATCGATAAAGGTCTCATATACACGTGACAAAATATTTGGCAAATTCCCTATGTTATCCTGATAGCAATATTTCCAATACTCAATCCAATAATCATCAGTTTCCGGATCTTTAGATGAGTCAAGGCGCAGTTTCTGCTTtaattttgatttcattttgtcTATTATTATCCTGGGATGTTTGAATTGATAAGTTCGGGGATGATAATTATCGGGAGATTCTGAACCGTCATTATCTtcagatattttttcagcaacAAGTAATTTTCCCTGCATAGCGGTCAAGAGTACCTTCGGTAGTTGGAAGTCAGTCACTTCATCCGGATTATCACAAGCATCGATAAGATTTTCGATGATAGACAAGCATTCTATGGTTAATTTATCCATTTCAGATGATGTTTCGAATGAGTATTCATCATTTTGCATATAGTATAGTTTTAATACatagaaaaattggatGACTTTGAATTTAACACCTGATGAAAGTAATAAGCCTTCTAGAACTTTATTCAGGCAACTTATAATTTGAGGATCATTTTTAAGTTTGAAAGTTATTGacagaatatttttctgaaTTGTTTCATTCATATGGTCAATGTCTACTAACAATCCAATTCTGGGACCGAACACATCACATTCACACTCCCAGATTTCGCTTCTCAAAATTGCTAACATTTCCTCAATTTCTGCgcaatattcaaaaaactggctcaaaacaaaattctCATTGacctttgaaaatttaagCGTAAACTTATCCATCGCGTCGAAAGCAGCGTAGTATAACGCATCGATAACGTCTATCTCGTCCAGTGACCAATGCCACTGAAgtgattttttctcctCATTTAAATCGAGGCCGTGGGAATAATTGGGATTTTgtcttttgataaaattttttaaattatcGCCCACCaatgtttcattttccttcaaatcaACCAGGAAACAGTGGCAGCACAATAGGGGTACAAATAATCCGCAAAGTTCATAAAAATTCCGAATTTGCACGTCTGCGATACTTGCGAATAGTCTTGTCCTTTTTGAGTACGCAATGTACTGTAAACACCAGCGAAACGATTGAAATGCGAGGTTATAATTTTTATCTACATGACCAAATACTCCTTGGAATAACTTTATGTATAGCACCAGTTTTAGTTTATTCACCGTCTCTGGGTCGACCTTAcctttcttcattatcttGATGATATGTTTTGGACCCATTGCAAGATTGaagtttgaaattttgctCAGCGCTTCTTTCAGAAGACGATTAGTTTGAATTCTTAATGATGATCCTTTTTTCATAACTGCAAGATTATAAAAAACGACATGGTATGGAATATAAAGAGCCAAAAAGTCTCTTATTAAATCGCCATCATATTCTTGTAAATTTAGAATAGCCTTTACagctttttt
Proteins encoded in this window:
- the BUR2 gene encoding Bur2p (Cyclin for the Sgv1p (Bur1p) protein kinase~similar to YLR226W), whose protein sequence is MSATSSSGDVKKFQVLPKPTNNASPPPASSGFNARTLWPDLIETPENQWVFECKDIIEKIGTNEPIALEMKKNMEKCLMYFYTLKKKLNLFDHTYTASCILFYRYWFIYGIPTTITECIHISQGILVTACKTMENNRPIEAYIKATCEFLVQNIPSLKSRTNIDKLKWEFRDKLVTNEKKILCLFGFDLNISNPKELIEEVFSGYYRFNRDHDLPENFKKAFPKILQESRNFMVQAVTQPVSLLCDGYTFIVLSLIYCGLEYKKLVDKDFRYPKNFFKDRFPIEITPDNFANIFTDYKLLEENFFNLKSNKGAKLQIDSSMILSVIEEGSDVENEVSEISDPFNYELIKSGEVKEEFLNHIETRVNDLLEKAKQESMKRKAKDPIRTPDSKKPKI
- the ADY4 gene encoding Ady4p (Structural component of the meiotic outer plaque~similar to YLR227C), with the protein product MNIDFDYQAFRKSLRKEFKKAVKAILNLQEYDGDLIRDFLALYIPYHVVFYNLAVMKKGSSLRIQTNRLLKEALSKISNFNLAMGPKHIIKIMKKGKVDPETVNKLKLVLYIKLFQGVFGHVDKNYNLAFQSFRWCLQYIAYSKRTRLFASIADVQIRNFYELCGLFVPLLCCHCFLVDLKENETLVGDNLKNFIKRQNPNYSHGLDLNEEKKSLQWHWSLDEIDVIDALYYAAFDAMDKFTLKFSKVNENFVLSQFFEYCAEIEEMLAILRSEIWECECDVFGPRIGLLVDIDHMNETIQKNILSITFKLKNDPQIISCLNKVLEGLLLSSGVKFKVIQFFYVLKLYYMQNDEYSFETSSEMDKLTIECLSIIENLIDACDNPDEVTDFQLPKVLLTAMQGKLLVAEKISEDNDGSESPDNYHPRTYQFKHPRIIIDKMKSKLKQKLRLDSSKDPETDDYWIEYWKYCYQDNIGNLPNILSRVYETFIDPSD